GTCGCCGCCGATCCGGGCCTTGGCGGCGGCCGCGACGTACAGCAGGTGCAGCTCGAAGCGGCCCAGGCGGTCGGGCAGGGGACGCAGGACGACGCGCTGGACGACCTCGGCGACGGCGGTGACCTCGCGCAGCTCCTTTTCGTAGCGGGTGCGGACATGGCTGACCCAGGCGGCCGCGGCGGTGACGAGGGCGAGGACCACCTCGCTGGCGAGGAGTTCGGGGACGAGGGCTTCGTCCCGGCCGAGGTGGAGCACCGCGCGTACCGCCATGGCGAGCAGCCCGATGCCGATGGTGCCGCGCACGCTCCAGGTGACGGCGGCGAGCGCGGGCGCGGCGACGAGGAGGCGCTCGAAACGCTCCCTGTCGGGGGTGAGGACATCGGCGGCGGCCGTCATCACGAGGATCAGGAAGGGCAGGGCGCGACCGAGGTTGAACTGTGTGCGCTCCGCCTTGCCGGGCGGGCGCCGGTGGCCGACGTCGGACATTTCATGATCGTACGCAGAACCGCCGTCGGGGCTCCGGTGGCGTCGGCCCCCGGCGTGTCCCCTGACGTTCCCTCGGGCGTTCCCTCGGCGGATTCCTCGGACGTTTCCCCGGGCGCTGCCTCGCGTGGTGCGCCGTGTCGGGCAGGGCGAGTGCGGCGGGGAGGGCGAGCGCCGCGATCACGGCGAGGGCCGGCAGGGCGACGCCCCGGTCCGGGACGAAACCGCCGTCCGGTGCGAGGGCGAGGAGCAGGGTCGCGGTGGCGACGCCGAGGGCGGGTCCGATGTTCATGGCGGTCTGCTGGAGGCCGCCGGCGACGCCCGCGTGGGCCTCGGGGGCGCGGTGCACGACGACGGAGGTCGCGGTGACCATCAGGGTGACGAAGCCCGCGCCGAGGAGGGCGGCGCCGGTACCGACGGAGACGGCGGAGGCCGTCGCGTCGAGGCGGGCGAGCAACAGGACGCCGAGGGTGAGCAGGACCGCACCGGCGGCCGCCGTGCGCCGGGGGCCGAAGCGGCGCTGGAGCGGCGGGCAGAGGGGCGCTCCGAGCACCATGAGCACGGCGAGCGGCAGGACGCGCAGTGCGCAGTCGAGGGGACCGAGGCCTTGGACGTCCTGGAGGAAGTACGTCGCGACGAAGAGCGTCCCGAAGAGCGCGGCCGAGGCGGCGAGGAGGACGGCGAGACCGGCGCGGATGGGCACGCTCCGCATCAGCTCCGGTGGCAGGAGGGGGTGCGGGGCGCGGCGCTCGTGCCGGACCAGCGCGGCTCCGGCGGCCAGGGCGGCCGCGAGCACGAGGGCAGTGGTTCCGGTGCCGCCGGGGCGGGGCGCGTCGACCAGTCCGTGCACCAGGAGCCCGAGGGCCGCGGCGAGCAGGACGGCGCCGAGCGGATCGAGCGCGGCGAGTCCGGCGGAGGGGGCTCGCTCGCGGGCGTCGGCGCGCGGTTCCGGACCGGTGAGGGCGAGCAGGCCGATCGCGAGGGTCGGCGGCACGCCGAGGAGGAAGACCGCGCGCCAGCCGTACGAGGAGACGAGTGCGCCGCCCACGAGGGGGCCCGCCGCCGCGGCGAGGCCGATGGCGGCGGTGCGCACGGCGATCGGCGTCGCGAGCCGCTCGGGTGGGAACGCGGTGCGCAGCATGCCGAGGGTGGCGGGCTGGAGGAGCGCCCCGCAGACCCCCTGGAGCACGCGCAGCGCGATCACGGCGCCGATGCCGGGGGCGAGGGCGATGCCGGCGGAGGCGGCGGCGAAGCCGAGGGCGCCGACGGCGAAGACGCGGCGGTGGCCGTGGCGGTCGCCGAGGCGGCCGGCGAAGACGAGGAGGCTCGCGACGGTGACGAGGTAGGCGGTGCTGGTCCACTGCACCTGTCCGACGTCGGCGTGCAGGTCTCGCTGGAGGGCGGGTTGGGCGACGGTGAGGACGGTGCCGTCGAGGGCGACGACGGCGGCGCCGACGACACTGCACGCCAGGGTGGAGGCGCGGCGCGGTCCTGTCGCGGTCACGGGGCGGGCTCCACGGGCCCGAGGTGGGCGTCGAGCGCGGCGGCGAGGAGCGGGGCGGGATCGGTGCCGCCGGTGGCGAGCGGAAGGCTGCCCCAGTGCCAGAGCTGGGCGATGCCGTGGAGGTTGGCCCAGAGAGCGCCGGCGCGCACAGCCGCGCCCGCACGCACAGCCGCGTCCGCTTGCGACGTCGTGTCCGCGCTCAGTGCCGCGTCAGCGGGCCGCGCGGGATCCGTGGCGCGGGCGACGAGCCCGGCGAGGTGGGCGAAGAGCGGCAGGCTCGTCTCGCGCAGTCCCAGCCCGCCGCTTTCGAGCAGGTCGTGGCGGAACATCAGCTCGTACATGCCGCGCCGGCTCCCCGCGTACGCGAGGTAGACGCGGGCGAGGATCGCGATCCGTTCGCGCGGCCCCGCATCCTCCCGGTCCTCCTCCGCGAGGCGGTCGGCCAGCTCGGCGAAGCCCTGGCGGGCGATGGCCGACAGGAGGTCCAGATGGGTCGGGAAGTAGCGGCGGGGGGCTCCGTGGGAGACACCGGCCCTGCGGGCGATCTCGCGCAGGGACAGGGCCTGCGCGCCTTCGGCGTTCACCAGCTCGACGCCCGCCCGGACGAGACGTCCGCGCAGCCCGTCCTCGCGCTCCTCGCGCTCGTCGTGATCTTCGTTCTCCTGATGTTGCATAGACACTGTCTACCAAGATCGAGTAGACACTGTCTACCCACGCTCGCACACTGTTCGGTTACACTGAGGGACAGCGAAGGGGAGTAGCCCTGCGAACCGGTCGTCGACACACTGG
The sequence above is a segment of the Streptomyces sp. NBC_01255 genome. Coding sequences within it:
- a CDS encoding TetR/AcrR family transcriptional regulator; the encoded protein is MQHQENEDHDEREEREDGLRGRLVRAGVELVNAEGAQALSLREIARRAGVSHGAPRRYFPTHLDLLSAIARQGFAELADRLAEEDREDAGPRERIAILARVYLAYAGSRRGMYELMFRHDLLESGGLGLRETSLPLFAHLAGLVARATDPARPADAALSADTTSQADAAVRAGAAVRAGALWANLHGIAQLWHWGSLPLATGGTDPAPLLAAALDAHLGPVEPAP
- a CDS encoding MFS transporter yields the protein MTATGPRRASTLACSVVGAAVVALDGTVLTVAQPALQRDLHADVGQVQWTSTAYLVTVASLLVFAGRLGDRHGHRRVFAVGALGFAAASAGIALAPGIGAVIALRVLQGVCGALLQPATLGMLRTAFPPERLATPIAVRTAAIGLAAAAGPLVGGALVSSYGWRAVFLLGVPPTLAIGLLALTGPEPRADARERAPSAGLAALDPLGAVLLAAALGLLVHGLVDAPRPGGTGTTALVLAAALAAGAALVRHERRAPHPLLPPELMRSVPIRAGLAVLLAASAALFGTLFVATYFLQDVQGLGPLDCALRVLPLAVLMVLGAPLCPPLQRRFGPRRTAAAGAVLLTLGVLLLARLDATASAVSVGTGAALLGAGFVTLMVTATSVVVHRAPEAHAGVAGGLQQTAMNIGPALGVATATLLLALAPDGGFVPDRGVALPALAVIAALALPAALALPDTAHHARQRPGKRPRNPPRERPRERQGTRRGPTPPEPRRRFCVRS